DNA sequence from the Dunckerocampus dactyliophorus isolate RoL2022-P2 chromosome 4, RoL_Ddac_1.1, whole genome shotgun sequence genome:
gtgtcctatctagtcattgagcattaaCTGATGAAGcgtgcttggatgagaggcgaaacgtcttcaaagacaaACTGAACAGTTCAGTTGCAATCAATTCTAGCCGACTAGAGCTGCCCTATCGAGTCTTTTAGCATGAACTGATTAAGCCTGATCAGATGAAAGGCGAAACGTCTATGAGTTGTGATCAGTCTGGTTGTGATCAATTTTAGCAGACTAAAGCTGTCCTTTCTATTCACTGAGCATGAATTGATGCAgactgcttggatgagaggcgaaacgttcAGGCAACCTCAACATCGATTCTAGTCGACTAAAACTGTCCTATATAGTCCAGTCTTCGAGcaagaactgatgaagcctgctcggatgagtgACAAAGTGTCAAAGACAAACTGAACAGTCCAATTGCGATGAATTTTATAcatctagagctgtcctatctagtctttgatcATGAGCCGATGAAGCTTGCTCAAATGAGAGGCGAAAAGTCTTGTATGGCAACCTGAACAATCCAGTTGTGATCAATTCTACTCCTCTCGAGGTGTCCTATCTAGCCTAACCGATGAAGCGTATTTTGAtcagaggcgaaacgtcttcaaagacaaactgaacagtccagttgtgatcgttTTTAGTCGTCTAGTGCTTTGAGCATGATTTGATGAAGTGAATAATGTATGTCGTTCACAATGAATTAAGAATATTTTTTCAAGAACATGCCTagggataataaaaaaaaacagatgccaGCCAAAAATGGTCCACGGGCCTCACTTAGGACTGATTTAGTGTAATTGTCTTATTGGGGGAATGTATCTGTTACCTGTAATTTTAGGGGATCCATTTCTTTTGTTATCTCCTCCCTCCTCATTTCGGCGATGGTCCTTGGCCCTTTTCTGTCGAACTTGGAGGAAAAACCCTGAGTGGACAGCAAGTCCCCAAAATCATCCTCCTTTACCTTTGGCTTGGGGCCTGCATCACGTCCAGAAAGAATGATTTCAGATGACTGGCTTCACGTATCACAAAAGCAGAGAAATGTTTGAACTAATGTGAGTACCGAATCCCGGAGCTCGCACGCCTCGCTCCTCCCGGCCTCCGATGACGCTGGAGAAGTTGAGGTTGTAGTTGGGCTTGGCCGTCTGCGCGCTGGGAGGCTGAGGGGCAGATGATGACTTGGATGCAGACCCAGATCCGGACTGCCAAGGCTTGTTCTGACTCGAGGGGCCTCTACCGGGCTGCCAGGACTGAGGCttagcagaagaagaagatgatgaagaggaggaggtagTGGAGGCTGCTTTTGTGCCAAACGACGGCCCGGACATATTACTGTTGGTTGAATCTGGAAGAGACAACCTTGGTCGGTTAGCAAATTGAACAAGCAGATTGAATTCAATGAGTTAAATTCAACATAACTTGACCCGGTGCACTCACTTGGTAATTTGGAACTCAGGTTTCCCAAGTCGGCAAAAGGATCGAAGGTCTGAGATTTGGCCTTTGACATTGACGACATAGTGGAAGCTATAAGCATACAAATATGCAAACACATATATCAATAATATATATGTCAACAAcagcaaatgaaaaaacatacagtatgtgtcatgtctcacataaggattgtggatgatgggccaaattcccaaaaaagtgcagttttcctttaagccagGGGTCTTCAAAATGCGGCCcacgccatttttttttttttttaaattggcccatgccacattttaaaaatcgAATTAAACAACgcaaaaaccccccaaaaaactgtagtaaaaagtgaaaaaaatcatatttttatgagaacatcgcaatattatgagaaaaaataaggtgcataaagttgaaatattaacaaaaaaatctactattttttaaaagtcataagatgaaaaacaaacaaaataacaaataaaggcatttttgaaaaattaggttgcaaaaaacAGGAGTGAAGTCAAGACATGATGGGAATAAATTTATTATTACGAGAAGAAGAAActttaaatagttgaaaaattaaaaggaaaaaaacaccagcagaagtgaaataaaaagctgtaattttacatgaagtcaaaatattaagataaaaaagtcgtattctaacgaggaaaataaagttgcaattttatgagaaaaaataacacaattttaaTAGTAAAGAATTGGAATACTAAAGAAAagtatgacattttaaaatttgtaatattctgaaaaaatctataaagttgtcatttttggggaactaggttggaaaaaaaagttataataagggaattaagtcataatatgatgagaagaatactgtatttacaagaatttacaagaagttagattatttgggggaaaaaaaagcgatgggaaaaaaatgtgttggtgTACAACAAGTAGATCAAAGTGGAccttccatcctttcatttttcattatgtggccctcgctggaaaacgttttaAGCAAAGTTGTGCATCTATTAAGCCCCCGTCACACCAAGCACAAATCAGCACGAATCCAGCGTAACCAGACGGAATGAAAAGGTTTCAAAATTTTGTCCACATTCAGGAGAGGATTTGAAATTCATAAGCTTGGCTCCTTTTCTCCTTGGCCGTGTGACGTGATGTGCCGGCGGCTGGTGGTggagcttggctccttttttccttggcagtATGAAGTGATGTGAATAAGCCAACTTTCCGAATGTGATCAGGATGCTTGGAATGCAGTTGGAATACCGTAAGGACCTTTAGAATGCAGTAAGAATTCCTTTAGAATGCTCTTTCATATTTTGGCTTGCCACAAGAATGAACCCTAACATTTGGAATGCACTGAGAATTTTTAAATAAACCACAAATTTTCAATCCAACGGTTCTGGCTCATTCTTCCTCTAGTGTGAACAGGGTATTATGAAaacaagaaaggaaaaaagaaggTTGTTGTTGGTATCAGTCGATATACAACGTTGCAATATCGGACATAAAAAATGGTATCGCGCCATCCCTTTGTATAAACATGGATCACATCTTCAGATATTGCCACCAACCTGCGCTGGTGTAGGCGGGCCTGTTGGCACTAGCGGCGCTCATGCCGGTGGACGTGCTCGCTGTCCAGCTGTCCCATCCCCCCAGGAGGTCAGGGTGGCTGGCGGACGACGTCATCTTAGGAGCATCATTCTCTAACTTATCTTTGAGGAGATAATAAAAAGACGGATTAGGATGTACGCGTGGCCTCCATGGCAGCAAACGACACCACGGCAGTGGACTCACTGAGGTCAAACAGGCTGGCGTTGGAAGCGGGGGCAGGGTTACTCTGGGCAGAGCTGAACCCGCTGCCGGCCGAACCATCCGAGCCCAACAAGTCCCCAAACAGGTCCGGACCGGAGGCCTGACGAGATGAGCCCACGCTGGAGCCCACGCCGGAGCTGGAGCCCATGCCGAATGGATCAAACGGGTCGCTCATGGCTACGGTGAAGGAGAACCAAATGGCATCAAATACATCACGTATATATTATACAATGCATAATtatcaggggtgcacaataactactggaccgataattatcgggccgatatgagggaactATGACTTCTTACTGATAAATCCGCCCCAAATGCGGCGAGATTAGACGTACTGTGAGGGGGTGACCAAATCAAGCGCCCCTTTTGTCtcttgcctgtgacgttaacggcctgttgtaacttcccTCTGAGCTCATTTGTAAACAAACGTTCACTGTTGCAGAGACATTCCGCATGCTACTTGTACCAGAGCACAAGCACgcattgagcacacaaaaaaccttatcagccacttgAAACGCCACATCGCTACCTTGCCCCACAGCATGTTGTGCCGccgtgtttgaaaagtgcaaaaggtttgccagagacctccgtggcgtcacaccggctgctcggagcgtgtgcccgaatacagtgcaccttgctgggccatgcCTGGTGGCTCCTCCCATTCTAAACTccagttctcctgacctccgcagtggcacaccggctgcttggagcatgtgtccgaatatagtgcactttgctggttCACAGCAGGTGCTCCCTCCcatctatactctggttctcctgatcgTTGtcatgtggtagtagtaatgtcatgatatttgtttAGGACAAAACAgatacagttggtcaaatcctaatttgtttgaGTCCTCcttacttccaggtgtgcaaaatgtacagctaaatcaaaatttaaaaaaaaaagtatggtaGTATGGTATGATAGCGGTCTTAAGAAGCAGAAAGTATTGGtatggcttgaaaaaaaaaaaaaaaagatatcgtgcatctctaacaGTTATTATGCAACAAATGCTCAATGCTCACGTTTCGACCCCCCGGCTTGCCCGCTGAAGAACAAGTCTTCCTGCGCTGCCACGCTGtgtccagcagagggtgcaAACAGGTCATTGAGAAGGTCGCTGTGGCTGGAGGAGGCTTTCAGGCCCACCTGGGCGCCCGCATGGCCAGCTGAGGAGGGGTCAGAGTTCAAACCTAAGAGATCGGCTGTGTCGTTAGCGGGAGAGTCCTCGGCTGCAGTGGCCGGGGTCTgggggaagagagagagaaacgTTTCAAAACAAAATCCCCAGAGTCGTTAAGCCGCTAAAAAGGTTCCCGTACCTGGAAGTCGGCATCAAACAGGGGTTCGCTGGTGTCCCGTGACAGAGGCTCCCCACTGGGGGCAGAGTAAGAGTAGGACTCTGCTTCTGACTGATCGCTTCCATCTTCCTGGTCATTCATGGATCCTCCTGCTTGATTATCAGAGGCATTCTGAGGGTTGCCGACATCTAAACACATAGACGGCGTCATCATTTCACGACAGGACCGCGATGAAGCTCTTATGAAAGAGTACCTTCCCAATCCAGAGTCTGGAAGAAGTTGTTGGCATTGGTATCCGTGCTCCCGGGAGACTCCGGTTGGTTGGCGGTAGAGTTTTCCAGTGTATGCGCTGTGGGCTGTGGTGGCAAACTGGAGTCATAGAAAGCCGACGACCCCGGCTGACGAGGCAGTTCCGGTTTACCTGCACGCGCAAGAGCATCGGGGCATAATTAGACTGCTCTTCCACACCCCTGCATATTTTAGTGCCACCTACCAAACTTGCTGAGGATCTCCTGCTGCTCGTCGCGAGAGGAGAAGAGGATTTTGGGATTGAGGCCCTTCGTCTGGAAGCCATCCCATGGTGGCGTCTTGGTGCTTGGCCTGTCCCTGGGCTCCACTTCGATGTCCAGGTTGACCTGGAACAAGTCTGGGTACTTCTCCTGGATGTCGCAGGCGTCCAGGTCGTACCTGCGGGACCAATTGTTGCATGATAGAGACTTCGCGAACCAGAACTTATGAGCGCATTATTCCACAATTGAAACCCACTTGGCAAACTTCACGGTGGTTGCGTTTCGAGGGACAAAGCCTGTGTGGAACtggatttgaaacattttcatgGAGGCCATCTGAAACAGCAAAGAAACGGGAAAGAATACTTgataatcatcatcattacttttcctcatgatattgtaaaattaccacttttttctcttaatattttgactttattctcctaatgtaAATTTTTCCACacttgaatttttaaaaatgacaactttagtcgtggttttgtttgtttctcatgctattatgatgtcttttttctttaatatttcaactttatgctcctaaaatgctGATCTTCATCATGGACGACCCCAATCGGACAGTAGAGTGCCAGcagagctcattctccaaccgactcctccagttccgttcccacagtggactccattcattccacacgccatccaACTCTATAATACCTCACCTGTCAGTAAAAGATAATTCGCTACATTATCATGCTGTACCGTCTGCCCTTCCTTGTAGAAGGTGTAAATTTACACatatttacttatatttttgCACACTATTTATAAATACGCAAATCTTGGTTCTTATattctttttactttattaattaatgtcattattctagtaaaattgcaactttgtctTGATAAactacaacttctttctcttaatatttttacattgtttttgtaaaattactgctgattttaccattttttaaaatgttttaattatatttttagagtgTGACAGGggacaaaagaaaaacagccgtgggtcacatttttgacacccctgttctatattatgtcttattgtccCTTACGTcgattatattgggtaatacggctgttaaaggtgactaaagggtgttatttcatctctacaGGGCTACGAAATGTATTTAGGTGGTCATGAACGGGTTTCTAGCTGCAAAAATGTTcggtttataaataaggagccCATAAATGTGTAAATTCTCTTATCATgctcggatctggaaccaattaactgccataaatgagggattagcGTCGAagtttgtttcagtgtttcacctgttttttgtgctttcacttgtgtttcatttctttaaatatttcaattctatgctactaaaagggcatgatttttcctaatattacaaatttattctcctaaaattgcgaTTTTCTATCTCCTCAGAATGTgacttttcattcatttcattttccatttcttctgctgttgtgtttttttcttttaattttcaaactatttcaacttcatcttgtaaattttcttttcacgATGATTTTatgcccataatattttgactttattcttgtaacattagtaACTATGAGTAACTGGTAACTttctccacaacctaattttaaaaaattacaactttgttgttttgtttttcatagtattatgactttaaaaaatatgtatttcaacttcatgctataaaacaatgttatttttcctcataatattacgttattctgctaaaatattaactttttcttgttaaattacaactagGAATGTCTGATAACGTCGGCCCACCGATACTACTgccccgatattggcataaaaatatatCGGCATCGGGTTtgcctataatgaaaaccgaaaaaaaatgctgtatatacagtaggccTACAGGCTCCCGTACTTGCCGTCATCGAGGCATCCAGCGGCAATCAATATGTGGAAATAGTTTGTCACGTCCAGTATTATTCCTCACAGTCGGATCTGCACTTGGCATGTTGAAACCACGAGCGTGGGTGTGCCGCAGATAGCATCGACGTTAActaactcgttagcttgtaGCGTCGCCGGCACGGTCTCATCGTCtctgttgtcagtcgacatttttacccacgtcgagggtctccaaatgtggagatgcgattcacaacgagagaggagtcgaggtaggtggcaccaatcagtttactctccagcaagagctaagtggctacaacaacctcatgacctgGAAACTGAAGTACCGTCGGTTGGTTGGTAGCTAGGTAGATAGACAGACataggtagatagatactttattaatctcaaagagaaatgtctaaaatgtctaaaacaatattgtgggtcaccacaatgtgttacATCCATGACATGATATGTGATATTACACATATCAGCATCAGATCtgttgatattggaatcggaaatggacataaatacgtctttggttgatattatgactttattccataatatacagtatatataaagtatatatattataaacgTTATGAATGTaatttctctttaatatttcaactttatgcatctAAAATgatcctcaaaatattacaaagtcATGCTTGTTAAATGACAaatttttcttgtttgattaaaaaaaaaagttatattttgactttattctagtaaaattactgcagatttttccaattttttttgttgttcagtTCTATTTTTAGACAaggggccaatgaaaaaacagccacgtgtCGCACTTTGTGTGACACTTATTCACCCTCCTTTCAATTGCAGTGATAACTCCTGCATTAaatgtatgaggaaaaaaataaacacctgATCTGTAGTTTTCGGAAAACATCCGTCAAATGCACACTTCTGTTTGTACCTTGGCCTGCAGACGTCCACCCAGAGTGGACCTGGCGTGGTAGATCACCACCAGTACATCTCCTTGGACCGTCACATTTAAAGGAATCTCTGCCCTTCCATCCTCTATCTTAAAATCCCTGCAAACAGGacacaataaatatatttttaagacattttaaccACCAGAAACatcaagcaaaaaaagaaaaccttaCTTCATCCTGTCGTACTCCTGTGAGGTGGTGAGGACCCTCTCGTCTCCGACGTAAACCTCGCAGAACGGCCTGCAGCCGTTGCGCTGCTTGTTGAAGAGGGGCACAGGCGTCATGGTGATGGAGTGGATAACGATGGGCTTGCAGTGGGGGATGATGGGCTCCTCCGCCATCATGTCACACATGTACTCGATGTACCTGGAGGTCAAACGACACGCCTCAAGTCAAGCATTTTTGGAGGGAAAGCCTGGCGGTAGAGGATCCCGGTTGGTGAGTCGGCACCTCTTGTGCGAGGGGGCGATGCCGGGCGGGCACCGCTTCATGGAGAACATGTAGACGGCCGCCTCGGCCGTGGTGAAAAGGCGGCAGAAGCACAGGAAGGAGCACACGGCCACGGCCGACGACGCTCTGCCGTCCTGCGGAGACAGTTgacggggggaggggggaggtcACAAAGAGCGGTCGGCATTTTTGCACATCTCCACCCACCAGGCAGTGGACCACACAGATGTTCCTCTGGTCCTGTTTCAGCCACTGATGCATGTTCTTGCAAACGCTGTAAAGGCTGCGCAAGTTGGGGGAACGGCGCACCTGCCAGTTGCACTCGGAAACCTGTGCAAAAAAAGACAGTGAACTGCAccacccacaaggcatgctggggagCCCAGACGCACGCTGGCCTTCTTAATGTGAGCGTCAATATGGCTGCGTCCTGTCAACGTTCAATATGCTGATCTTTCTCAACAAGAGTGACTGGGCGGGACAAGGGTGAACAGGGGTGAACGGGGTGCCCAACGTGCAGCCCAGAGCCCATTTGTAGcttacaactgttttttctttcttttatatatatatatatatatatatatatatatatatatatacacacacatacatatacatatactgtatacattatatatatatatatatatatatatatatatatgtatgtatgtatgtataggcATGTGGcacattctttaaaaaaaaaaaaaactgcagtaattccacaagaataaagtaaaaatattaagagaaaagtaaagtaaaaattttaagaaaatacgTTAACATTGTTAGGaaagtaattttagtagcataaaggtagaactattaaagaaagaatGCCGTATTTTTGTtgcaataatatgagaaacaagcaaaacgacgaataatgtaatttttgaaaaatcatgttGTGGAAAAACgtatgatattatgagaataaagtcttaaagtcGTAAATCCCAGAAGAAAATTAACAAGAAGTAAGTGGAGTAAGTTGGACATTAAAAAGAGcaacaacaaaagcagaaatggaaaataacAGCTGTGACTTCATGGGAACAACatccaaatacagtcaaacttgtctatagcggccactacagggagtctgcaaaagtggccgctatagacaggtgacctctttagacaggttggcgtccagtttgaatgttaaccagtagagggaaaaaaaaaagaaaaaaaagggaaaataataataataataataatgttgaccagtagagggcactgcggactgcggataaaagttgtacagcaccactaggcttgttattatcatggttcatggttttaatcctgaacatgcatgagtcaaacagtagcacatcacatagtacaattcacaattttgcatgtccaaaaaggagtaggaagaagcaaagcttatttaatcctacccctcatcagtttcacatcagttgcaatacatttattcacctcttgttcttccaagtgtactttgtaggtctacatgacaatgtagtgcaatcatagccaaggtttttacttactaaaaggaagctagaggcttaataataactgatagaatatatccacgacccacagaacaaagctgtgctagtcatgtcttacgcttgtttttaatattttactttttatacggcagagttgtcattacagctttagttcatcaggaagtgacgggaagtgacggtgggcgtcccgagcaggagagctaggctcagtgctagctgtgagtttggagagagttgggaagtgtgtttatgttggcgtggatgtaaagtcctgcagtgttctccgctgttaataaagccattaaagtgcatcggcgacgtgagtctctccttccccacaacaagcggcattacaatattgaccagtgcacaccaggaaataaacggtgtcatttcttacaggcgttggctggacagctatgtagtggggcttgtttaacctttgccttgtgggcaagcaggaaggagagacgatgctgagagatgtgtgtgtgttctgagctgctgtctggtggccgcgttcagtaaataaagttggcagaagcaacaggagaagtttccttctttgcttcggagctgaataactgacaagttaacagactagtagcgaacggaaaagaagatggcttttttgtgtcaaatacagaagatgaggactttgatggatttgtggatgaggattgatgaaaaataacgtgagtacattctaaaatacttcaattaagtacaacccaactcagttttgctcccgctgccgcatgcatgctcgcgtatgttttttttaaattgtaacgtcgctgggagcacgtcctgttcccagcctactttgcggtaatgttttggtgcaaatgctcttaaagttacatgtttgaccaggaaatagcaagctcaaaagaagacggcttttttatgtagaacaactgacagtttgtgtggatcttgtgaatgattgtgactgagctaggacccagtaattaaagtctacacacgacggcttcattgattgacaaaagaaactttttcgtgcatgaagcttctacttgagtcggtaatttggccgctatatgcagtcagatattgaccaagggagacaaaatgggtggccgcgttggacaggtgactgctatacacagggtctgtaacatgtaaatttgcagcgggggatttttcagcggcagctataggcaggtggccgttctataaaggtggccgctaagacaggtttgactgtattaccagaaaaaaaatcttttttatttttaaacgagaaaaaagtggtagttttacaagaatagactGAAAATAGTGTGatgaaaaataattcattttagtagtagagagttgaaaacacatcattttTTCAAAGTCGCaatgaagagagaaaaaaaactcttATATGAATGAGAAAAAAGCGGTAATTTTTCAcagaataaacttggaatattatgaggaaaaatataattttagtagcacagagttgaaatattcaagaaaaaaataccaattcttttttttataagtcgcaatattaggagacacaaaacaaaataaagttgtaatttttggaaatgtgaagcTGAGgttaaagttagaatattatgggaataaattcatgatTACAATAAGAAAAGTagaaagttggggaaaaaacagcataaattgaataaacagctgtaattttatgggaataaagtacaaatattgagagaaaacaGTTCTATTTCAACAAGAAAAaatggtaattttacaagaataaacttgtaattatgaagaaaaaatctgtcattttaatacttgaaatattaagattttttttttgttaagtttcaatattatgagaaacaacacaaaataaagttttaattttatgggaataaagtccaaatattaagagaaaaaaagttgtattttacgagaaaacagtggtaattttacgagaataaacgtggaatattatgaggaaaaataatgtcattttagaagttgaaatattaaagaaaatatttttaaaagccgcaatattatgagaaacaaacaaaataaagttggaatttttggagaACTGGTTTGGGGGGAAAGTTCTAATTTTATAGGAATAACGTATTATAACGTATTAACGTAttatattaccaaaaaaataaagatacaaagactatttaagaagaaagttgaaatatttgggaaaatgagggaaaaaaggagcaaaattGATACTcacaatagtttttttttttttttttttttttacctttatgacaaagctgacaagcagtttttaaaaaaagaaatataatagaatcctttcatttttcacgatgtggcccttaCAGGAAAAATGTTTGGACCCCCCCACTGGATATAGTACCTGTCAAAAATATCGATACACTTTCTCATGTTATAGAATGACAAGGTGTGCCAAAACTTTTGTCCGGTGCTTTCTCATGCGTTGCTTTACAGaatgtcaaagtggcaaagctgcATCCTTTCTTCATTATCAAACATACCCTGTTGTGGAAGCGAGACGGCCTGTAGGAGCGCTTGGAGAGGTTGTAGACGGCGTAGTGGCCCGGGTGGCGGGAATCCAAGAAGAGGCGCACATCCTCGATGTTGTTCTTTATCGCCGACTCCACCCCCTCGGCTGGGAACGACATGACTGCACACAAACGCGAACACGTACATACCAGCTGTTATTAGTGCCGCCAAGGGCAGCGCAAGCGCAGCGTGGAGGttttgtttttgccggcgtttatctgtttgtgctcaaaataactttaaaagttctgaatggatttggatgaaattttcaggaaatgTCGGACATAGAATATGGAAGAATTGGTTACATTTTG
Encoded proteins:
- the gak gene encoding cyclin-G-associated kinase isoform X1; amino-acid sequence: MSLFQSALDFLAGPGSAGAASRDQNDFVGQLVELGDMKLRIKRVIAEGGFAFVYEAQDIGSGKDYALKRLLSNEDEKNKEIIQEVCFMKKLSGHPNVVQFCSAASISKEESDTGQAEFLILTELCRGQLVDFLRRVEQRAHVSCDTVLKVFYQTCRAVQHLHKQKPPIIHRDLKIENLLISNQGTIKLCDFGSATTVSHYPDYSWSAQKRSMVEDEITRNTTPAYRTPEMIDLYSNFPINEKQDIWALGCILYLLCFKQHPFEEGAKLQIVNGKYSIPQNDAKYAVYHDLIRSMLKVHPEERLSITELVNQLQEIAAARNVNPKSPVTELLEQNGGFGNNGAPAPPQIHNVHGNAGVYDPDQSGSGFLDILKGGTERFLTNIKDTSSKVIQSVASYAKGDLDISYITSRIAVMSFPAEGVESAIKNNIEDVRLFLDSRHPGHYAVYNLSKRSYRPSRFHNRVSECNWQVRRSPNLRSLYSVCKNMHQWLKQDQRNICVVHCLDGRASSAVAVCSFLCFCRLFTTAEAAVYMFSMKRCPPGIAPSHKRYIEYMCDMMAEEPIIPHCKPIVIHSITMTPVPLFNKQRNGCRPFCEVYVGDERVLTTSQEYDRMKDFKIEDGRAEIPLNVTVQGDVLVVIYHARSTLGGRLQAKMASMKMFQIQFHTGFVPRNATTVKFAKYDLDACDIQEKYPDLFQVNLDIEVEPRDRPSTKTPPWDGFQTKGLNPKILFSSRDEQQEILSKFGKPELPRQPGSSAFYDSSLPPQPTAHTLENSTANQPESPGSTDTNANNFFQTLDWEDVGNPQNASDNQAGGSMNDQEDGSDQSEAESYSYSAPSGEPLSRDTSEPLFDADFQTPATAAEDSPANDTADLLGLNSDPSSAGHAGAQVGLKASSSHSDLLNDLFAPSAGHSVAAQEDLFFSGQAGGSKPMSDPFDPFGMGSSSGVGSSVGSSRQASGPDLFGDLLGSDGSAGSGFSSAQSNPAPASNASLFDLNKLENDAPKMTSSASHPDLLGGWDSWTASTSTGMSAASANRPAYTSAASTMSSMSKAKSQTFDPFADLGNLSSKLPNSTNSNMSGPSFGTKAASTTSSSSSSSSSAKPQSWQPGRGPSSQNKPWQSGSGSASKSSSAPQPPSAQTAKPNYNLNFSSVIGGREERGVRAPGFGPKPKVKEDDFGDLLSTQGFSSKFDRKGPRTIAEMRREEITKEMDPLKLQLLDWIEGKERNIRALLSTLHTVLWEGETRWKPVGMADLVTPDQVKKFYRKAVLVVHPDKATGQPYEQYAKMIFMELNDAWSEFENQGSKALF
- the gak gene encoding cyclin-G-associated kinase isoform X2, translating into MNTPASSENGWKPMAEANKCGFAFVYEAQDIGSGKDYALKRLLSNEDEKNKEIIQEVCFMKKLSGHPNVVQFCSAASISKEESDTGQAEFLILTELCRGQLVDFLRRVEQRAHVSCDTVLKVFYQTCRAVQHLHKQKPPIIHRDLKIENLLISNQGTIKLCDFGSATTVSHYPDYSWSAQKRSMVEDEITRNTTPAYRTPEMIDLYSNFPINEKQDIWALGCILYLLCFKQHPFEEGAKLQIVNGKYSIPQNDAKYAVYHDLIRSMLKVHPEERLSITELVNQLQEIAAARNVNPKSPVTELLEQNGGFGNNGAPAPPQIHNVHGNAGVYDPDQSGSGFLDILKGGTERFLTNIKDTSSKVIQSVASYAKGDLDISYITSRIAVMSFPAEGVESAIKNNIEDVRLFLDSRHPGHYAVYNLSKRSYRPSRFHNRVSECNWQVRRSPNLRSLYSVCKNMHQWLKQDQRNICVVHCLDGRASSAVAVCSFLCFCRLFTTAEAAVYMFSMKRCPPGIAPSHKRYIEYMCDMMAEEPIIPHCKPIVIHSITMTPVPLFNKQRNGCRPFCEVYVGDERVLTTSQEYDRMKDFKIEDGRAEIPLNVTVQGDVLVVIYHARSTLGGRLQAKMASMKMFQIQFHTGFVPRNATTVKFAKYDLDACDIQEKYPDLFQVNLDIEVEPRDRPSTKTPPWDGFQTKGLNPKILFSSRDEQQEILSKFGKPELPRQPGSSAFYDSSLPPQPTAHTLENSTANQPESPGSTDTNANNFFQTLDWEDVGNPQNASDNQAGGSMNDQEDGSDQSEAESYSYSAPSGEPLSRDTSEPLFDADFQTPATAAEDSPANDTADLLGLNSDPSSAGHAGAQVGLKASSSHSDLLNDLFAPSAGHSVAAQEDLFFSGQAGGSKPMSDPFDPFGMGSSSGVGSSVGSSRQASGPDLFGDLLGSDGSAGSGFSSAQSNPAPASNASLFDLNKLENDAPKMTSSASHPDLLGGWDSWTASTSTGMSAASANRPAYTSAASTMSSMSKAKSQTFDPFADLGNLSSKLPNSTNSNMSGPSFGTKAASTTSSSSSSSSSAKPQSWQPGRGPSSQNKPWQSGSGSASKSSSAPQPPSAQTAKPNYNLNFSSVIGGREERGVRAPGFGPKPKVKEDDFGDLLSTQGFSSKFDRKGPRTIAEMRREEITKEMDPLKLQLLDWIEGKERNIRALLSTLHTVLWEGETRWKPVGMADLVTPDQVKKFYRKAVLVVHPDKATGQPYEQYAKMIFMELNDAWSEFENQGSKALF